In Mycobacterium stomatepiae, the following are encoded in one genomic region:
- a CDS encoding S-(hydroxymethyl)mycothiol dehydrogenase, protein MSQTVRGVISRKKGQPVELVDIVVPDPGPGEALVDVIACGVCHTDLTYREGGINDEYPFLLGHEAAGTVEAVGPGVTSVAPGDFVILNWRAVCGQCRACKRGKTHLCFDTFNATQKMTLTDGTELTPALGIGAFADKTLVAAGQCTKVNPEADPAVAGLLGCGVMAGIGAAINTGAVNRDDTVAVIGCGGVGDAAVAGAALVGAKKIIAVDTDNTKLDWARKFGATHTVNARELDAGKDLVETIQNLTDGFGVDVVIDAVGRPETWKQAFYARDLAGTVVLVGVPTPDMKLEMPLVDFFSRGGSLKSSWYGDCLPERDFPTLIDLYLQGRLPLEKFVSERIGLTDIEEAFDKMHAGKVLRSVVVL, encoded by the coding sequence ATGAGTCAGACAGTGCGCGGAGTCATTTCACGCAAGAAGGGCCAGCCCGTCGAACTGGTGGACATCGTCGTCCCGGACCCCGGGCCCGGAGAGGCACTGGTCGATGTCATCGCCTGCGGGGTGTGCCATACCGACCTGACTTACCGGGAAGGCGGCATCAACGACGAGTACCCGTTCCTGCTCGGCCACGAGGCCGCGGGCACGGTCGAGGCCGTCGGGCCGGGCGTGACGTCGGTGGCGCCGGGCGACTTCGTGATCCTGAACTGGCGCGCGGTCTGCGGCCAGTGCCGGGCCTGCAAGCGCGGCAAGACGCACCTGTGTTTCGACACGTTCAACGCCACCCAGAAGATGACACTGACCGACGGCACCGAGCTGACGCCCGCGCTGGGTATCGGGGCGTTCGCCGACAAGACGCTGGTGGCCGCCGGGCAATGCACCAAGGTCAATCCCGAGGCCGACCCGGCGGTCGCCGGGCTGCTGGGCTGCGGCGTGATGGCCGGCATCGGCGCCGCGATCAACACCGGTGCGGTCAACCGCGACGACACCGTGGCAGTGATCGGCTGCGGCGGTGTGGGTGACGCGGCGGTCGCCGGCGCGGCGCTGGTCGGCGCGAAGAAGATCATCGCCGTCGACACCGACAACACCAAGCTGGACTGGGCCCGCAAGTTCGGTGCCACCCACACGGTCAATGCCCGCGAACTCGACGCCGGAAAAGACTTGGTCGAAACCATCCAGAACCTCACCGACGGCTTCGGCGTCGACGTCGTCATCGACGCGGTCGGCCGGCCCGAGACCTGGAAGCAGGCCTTCTACGCCCGCGACCTCGCCGGAACCGTAGTGTTGGTGGGCGTGCCGACACCGGATATGAAGCTGGAAATGCCGCTGGTCGACTTTTTCTCGCGCGGTGGATCGCTGAAGTCGTCGTGGTACGGCGACTGCCTGCCCGAACGCGACTTCCCCACCCTGATCGATCTGTACCTGCAGGGCCGGCTCCCGCTGGAGAAGTTCGTCTCCGAACGCATCGGGCTGACCGACATCGAGGAGGCGTTCGACAAGATGCACGCCGGCAAGGTGCTGCGCTCGGTGGTGGTGTTGTAG
- a CDS encoding DUF3145 domain-containing protein, with protein sequence MRASNQFADVTAGVVYVHASPAAVCPHVEWALSSTLQSKANLVWTPQPAMPGQLRAVTNWVGPVGTGARLANALRSWSVLRFEVTEDPSPGVDGHRFSHTPQLGLWTGAMSANGDVMVGEMRLRSMMAQGADYLAAELDSVLGTAWDEALEPYRDGGEAGEVTWLSRGVG encoded by the coding sequence ATGCGTGCGTCGAACCAATTCGCCGACGTGACGGCTGGTGTGGTGTACGTCCACGCCTCGCCCGCGGCGGTATGCCCGCATGTCGAGTGGGCGCTGTCGTCGACCCTGCAATCCAAGGCCAACCTGGTCTGGACACCGCAGCCGGCGATGCCCGGGCAGCTGCGTGCTGTCACCAACTGGGTCGGTCCGGTGGGTACCGGTGCCCGGTTGGCCAACGCGCTGCGGTCCTGGTCGGTGCTGCGGTTCGAGGTGACCGAGGATCCCAGCCCCGGAGTCGACGGCCACCGGTTCAGCCACACCCCGCAACTGGGCTTGTGGACCGGGGCGATGAGCGCCAACGGCGATGTCATGGTCGGCGAGATGCGGCTGCGGTCGATGATGGCGCAGGGCGCCGACTATCTGGCCGCCGAGCTCGACTCGGTGCTGGGCACTGCGTGGGACGAAGCACTCGAGCCGTACCGCGACGGCGGCGAAGCCGGCGAAGTCACGTGGCTCAGCCGGGGTGTCGGGTAA
- a CDS encoding serine hydrolase domain-containing protein — translation MTRAALDALDDWPVSAAAAAVIGPAGVLATHGDTERVFTLASVTKPLVARAAQVAIEEGVVELETPAGPPGSTVRHLLAHASGLAMLDGRVLAKPGTRRMYSNYGFAVLAETIERESGIDFGRYLAEAVCEPLQMRATRLDGGTAEAGYGATSTVADLAAFAGDLLCPSTVSAELHAEATTVQFPGLDGVLPGYGVQRPNDWGLGFEIRDGKSPHWTGARNSARTYGHFGQAGGFIWADPDAELVLVALTDRDFGDWALDLWPAVADAVLLQYIK, via the coding sequence GTGACGCGCGCCGCTCTCGACGCCCTGGACGACTGGCCGGTGTCGGCTGCCGCCGCGGCGGTGATCGGGCCCGCCGGCGTGCTGGCCACGCACGGCGACACCGAGCGGGTGTTCACGCTGGCTTCGGTCACCAAGCCGCTGGTGGCCCGCGCGGCGCAGGTCGCGATCGAGGAGGGCGTCGTCGAGCTGGAGACACCGGCCGGCCCGCCCGGCTCGACGGTCCGCCACCTGCTGGCGCACGCGTCGGGCCTGGCGATGCTGGACGGACGAGTGCTGGCCAAACCCGGCACCCGGCGCATGTACTCCAATTACGGCTTCGCCGTGCTGGCCGAGACCATCGAGCGCGAGTCGGGCATCGACTTCGGCCGCTACCTCGCCGAGGCGGTGTGCGAGCCGCTGCAGATGCGCGCCACCCGGCTCGATGGCGGCACGGCGGAGGCCGGCTACGGGGCGACCTCGACGGTCGCCGACCTGGCGGCGTTCGCCGGCGACCTGCTGTGCCCGTCGACCGTCTCGGCCGAGCTGCACGCCGAGGCGACGACCGTGCAATTTCCCGGCCTGGACGGGGTGCTGCCCGGCTACGGCGTGCAGCGGCCCAACGATTGGGGTCTGGGTTTCGAGATCCGCGATGGCAAATCGCCGCACTGGACGGGGGCGCGCAACTCGGCGCGAACCTACGGCCATTTCGGCCAGGCAGGTGGCTTCATCTGGGCAGATCCCGACGCTGAGCTGGTGCTGGTGGCCCTGACAGACCGCGATTTCGGCGACTGGGCGCTCGACTTATGGCCCGCCGTGGCCGACGCGGTGCTACTGCAATACATCAAATAG
- a CDS encoding SHOCT domain-containing protein → MTSRRLAKISLATAVLMMVVAVGGFIVTLVLNAFFLDKYNAYGEVAIPGSGSLYLPAGEVTVSLHTVVISGPDGGGLPVPPLGVTITPPDGVAQPSVTESIGSTTTVNNDAHMRVWVARIPVAGTYNITTDGQVNGFIAPRLAFGHSSSYGFLVWVFVAMFVAGLLDSIISGWWLSRTRRKVAAAFVAGAHQVAPPSAAYEPSGEGVRVERLKTLASLRDSGALTEEEFQSEKQRILEGH, encoded by the coding sequence ATGACCAGCAGACGGCTTGCGAAGATTTCGCTGGCCACTGCGGTCCTGATGATGGTCGTGGCGGTCGGCGGCTTCATCGTCACGCTGGTGCTCAACGCGTTTTTCCTGGACAAGTACAACGCCTACGGTGAGGTGGCCATCCCCGGCAGTGGCAGTTTGTATCTGCCCGCCGGGGAGGTCACCGTCAGCTTGCACACGGTGGTGATCAGCGGTCCCGACGGCGGCGGCCTGCCGGTGCCGCCGCTCGGGGTCACGATCACCCCTCCCGACGGGGTGGCGCAGCCGTCGGTGACCGAAAGTATCGGTAGCACAACAACTGTCAACAATGATGCGCACATGCGGGTGTGGGTGGCCCGGATCCCCGTTGCGGGAACCTACAACATCACGACCGACGGCCAGGTCAACGGATTCATCGCGCCGCGACTGGCCTTCGGCCACTCCAGTTCGTACGGCTTTCTGGTGTGGGTGTTCGTGGCCATGTTCGTTGCGGGACTGCTCGATTCGATCATCTCGGGGTGGTGGTTGTCGCGCACCCGGCGCAAGGTGGCCGCGGCTTTCGTCGCGGGGGCGCATCAGGTTGCGCCGCCGAGCGCGGCCTACGAGCCCAGCGGCGAGGGGGTTCGCGTCGAGCGACTCAAAACGCTGGCGTCACTAAGGGATTCCGGCGCGCTGACCGAAGAGGAGTTCCAGAGCGAGAAGCAGCGGATCCTCGAAGGGCATTGA
- a CDS encoding SDR family oxidoreductase yields MSNDLVATVPDLSGKLVVITGANSGLGFGLAKRLSAAGADVVMAIRNRAKGEAAIEEIRHSVPDAKLTIKSLDLSSLASVAALGEQLNAEGRPIDILINNAGVMTPPERDTTADGFELQFGSNHLGHFALTGHVLPLLRAAQRSRVVSLSSLAASQAGKIHFDDLQFEKSYAAMSAYGQSKIAVLMFARELDKRSRSGGWGIVSTAAHPGLTKTNLQISGPSYGREKPALMERLYKASWRFTPFLWQEIDEGILPALYAAATPQAEGGEFYGPRGFMELAGGGVKVAKTPANARNDEDCRRLWEVSEKLTGVAYPATN; encoded by the coding sequence ATGTCAAACGATCTCGTCGCCACCGTGCCGGACCTGTCCGGGAAGCTGGTCGTCATCACCGGAGCCAACAGCGGTCTGGGCTTCGGGTTGGCCAAGCGGCTGTCGGCCGCCGGCGCCGATGTGGTCATGGCCATCCGCAACCGGGCCAAGGGTGAGGCGGCGATCGAAGAGATCCGCCACAGCGTGCCCGACGCGAAGCTCACCATCAAATCCCTCGACCTGTCGTCGCTGGCGTCGGTCGCCGCGCTGGGCGAACAACTCAACGCCGAGGGCCGACCGATCGATATCTTGATCAACAACGCCGGGGTGATGACGCCACCGGAACGCGACACCACCGCCGACGGCTTCGAATTGCAGTTCGGCAGTAACCATCTCGGGCACTTCGCGCTGACCGGGCACGTGCTGCCGCTGCTGCGCGCCGCCCAGCGGTCCCGCGTGGTCTCGCTGAGCAGCCTCGCGGCCAGCCAAGCCGGCAAGATCCACTTCGACGACTTGCAGTTCGAAAAGTCCTACGCGGCCATGTCGGCCTACGGCCAGTCGAAGATCGCGGTGCTGATGTTCGCCCGCGAGCTGGACAAGCGCAGCCGCTCCGGCGGCTGGGGCATCGTCTCCACCGCGGCACACCCCGGCCTGACCAAGACCAACTTGCAAATCAGTGGGCCGTCGTACGGCCGCGAAAAGCCGGCACTGATGGAGCGCCTGTACAAGGCGTCGTGGCGTTTTACGCCGTTTCTGTGGCAGGAGATCGACGAGGGGATCCTGCCCGCCCTGTACGCGGCGGCCACCCCGCAGGCCGAGGGCGGCGAGTTCTACGGGCCCCGCGGCTTCATGGAACTCGCCGGCGGCGGCGTGAAAGTAGCCAAAACCCCCGCGAATGCCCGCAACGACGAGGACTGCCGACGGCTGTGGGAGGTCTCCGAGAAGCTCACCGGCGTCGCCTATCCGGCGACCAACTGA
- a CDS encoding MBL fold metallo-hydrolase gives MAGIEQLVTHGTFELDGGSWEVDNNIWIVGDDSDVVVFDAAHSAQPILDAVRGRNVVAVMCTHGHNDHVTVAPELGATLGAPVLLHPGDEVLWRMTHPDKDFRAYADGDTLSVADTKLQALHTPGHSPGSVCWYAPELGVVFSGDTLFSGGPGATGRSYSDFPTILKSIKERLGALPGETIVHTGHGDSTTIGDEIVHYEEWVARGH, from the coding sequence GTGGCCGGGATCGAACAGCTGGTCACGCACGGAACATTCGAACTCGATGGCGGCAGTTGGGAAGTCGACAACAACATCTGGATCGTCGGCGACGACTCCGACGTCGTGGTCTTCGACGCCGCCCACAGTGCGCAGCCGATCCTGGACGCCGTGCGAGGCCGCAACGTAGTCGCGGTGATGTGCACCCACGGCCACAACGACCACGTCACGGTGGCTCCCGAGCTGGGCGCGACGCTGGGCGCACCTGTGCTGCTGCATCCCGGCGACGAAGTGCTATGGCGAATGACCCACCCGGACAAAGACTTTCGTGCGTACGCCGACGGCGACACGCTGAGCGTGGCCGACACGAAGCTGCAGGCGCTGCACACCCCGGGCCACTCGCCGGGGTCGGTGTGCTGGTACGCACCGGAGCTGGGGGTGGTGTTCAGCGGCGACACGCTGTTCTCCGGTGGCCCGGGCGCGACGGGCCGTTCCTACTCCGACTTCCCGACCATCCTGAAGTCGATCAAGGAACGCCTGGGCGCGCTGCCCGGCGAGACCATCGTGCACACCGGCCACGGCGACAGCACCACCATCGGCGACGAGATCGTCCACTACGAGGAGTGGGTGGCGCGGGGCCACTGA
- a CDS encoding Rv2253 family sensor-like surface protein: MSRYRTTTLVAAAVTLGGTLASAPAQAADPLWNGQYMLTLSANAKVGTSMAAKQPEFAHRASVSITSKCTANICTATVNDPPPPKNDSMPKTIEFTWNGSQWVREMTWQWDCLLPDGTTESDPAKSITAYTPGANGVLTGVFHTDIKSGACQGNVDMPVSAAPANPPTV; encoded by the coding sequence ATGTCGCGATATCGCACAACGACGCTGGTCGCCGCGGCCGTCACGCTCGGCGGCACGCTGGCCTCGGCCCCCGCCCAGGCGGCCGACCCGCTGTGGAACGGGCAGTACATGCTGACGCTGTCCGCCAACGCGAAGGTTGGCACCAGCATGGCGGCCAAACAACCCGAATTCGCCCACCGGGCCAGCGTTTCGATCACCTCGAAGTGCACCGCCAATATCTGCACCGCCACGGTGAACGACCCGCCACCGCCCAAGAACGACTCCATGCCGAAGACGATCGAATTCACCTGGAACGGGTCGCAGTGGGTGCGCGAGATGACCTGGCAGTGGGACTGCCTATTGCCCGACGGGACAACCGAATCCGACCCGGCCAAATCGATCACGGCCTATACGCCCGGGGCGAACGGCGTCCTGACCGGCGTCTTTCACACCGACATCAAAAGCGGTGCGTGTCAGGGCAATGTCGATATGCCGGTGTCCGCCGCTCCGGCGAACCCACCGACCGTTTAG
- a CDS encoding FAD-binding oxidoreductase — protein sequence MKWNAWGDPASAKPLSDGIRSLLKQAVGLEDSDHAELAADQVQLRPSALSRADQDALAGIVGAEYCRTDDRDRLLHAGGKSTLDLLRRKAAAQDAPDAILLPGDDDSVREILRYCSEHGIAVVPFGGGTSVVGGLDPIRGDFGAVVSLDLRRFDQLISLDEVSGQAVLGAGLTGPDAERLLGERGYSLGHFPQSFQFATIGGFAATRSSGQDSAGYGRFNDMVRGLRMITPAGTLDLGRGPESAAGPDLRQLLIGSEGTFGVITQVRLRVHPTPEAVSYEAWSFPDFATGTAALRAITQNATGPTVVRLSDEAETGVNLATTESIGENQITGGCLGITVFEGTKEHVESRHAETSALLSARGGTSLGEGPAQAWERGRFGAPYLRDSLLAAGALCETLETATDWSNVPALKAAVTEALTTALAESGTPALVLCHISHVYPTGASLYFTVVAGQRGNPIEQWQAAKKAASDAIIATGGTITHHHAVGADHRPWMRDEVGDLGVRVLRAVKATLDPAGILNPGKLIP from the coding sequence ATGAAATGGAACGCGTGGGGAGATCCCGCCAGCGCCAAACCACTCTCCGACGGCATCCGGTCGCTGCTGAAACAGGCCGTCGGACTGGAAGACTCGGACCACGCCGAGCTCGCCGCCGACCAGGTGCAGCTGCGTCCGTCGGCGCTCTCGCGGGCCGACCAAGACGCACTCGCCGGCATCGTCGGCGCCGAGTACTGCCGCACCGACGATCGCGATCGGCTGCTGCACGCCGGCGGCAAGTCCACTCTCGACCTGCTGAGGCGCAAAGCCGCTGCGCAGGACGCACCCGACGCGATCCTGCTGCCCGGCGACGACGATTCCGTCCGCGAAATCCTGCGCTACTGCTCCGAACACGGCATCGCCGTCGTGCCGTTCGGCGGCGGCACCAGCGTGGTCGGCGGCCTCGACCCCATCCGCGGCGACTTCGGCGCGGTCGTGTCGCTCGATCTGCGTCGCTTCGACCAGCTCATTTCCCTCGACGAGGTGTCCGGGCAGGCCGTGCTGGGCGCGGGCCTCACCGGTCCGGACGCCGAACGTCTGCTCGGCGAGCGCGGCTACTCGCTGGGGCATTTCCCGCAGAGCTTCCAATTCGCCACCATTGGCGGCTTCGCCGCGACCCGTTCGTCGGGCCAGGATTCGGCCGGCTACGGCCGGTTCAACGACATGGTGCGCGGGCTGCGGATGATCACCCCGGCGGGAACGCTGGACCTGGGCCGCGGACCCGAATCGGCCGCCGGCCCCGACCTGCGTCAGCTGCTGATCGGGTCGGAGGGCACCTTTGGCGTGATCACGCAGGTGCGTCTGCGGGTGCACCCCACGCCGGAAGCGGTCAGCTACGAGGCCTGGTCGTTCCCCGACTTCGCGACCGGGACCGCGGCGCTACGCGCGATCACGCAGAATGCGACCGGCCCCACCGTCGTTCGGCTGTCCGACGAGGCCGAGACCGGCGTCAACCTGGCCACCACCGAGTCGATCGGGGAAAACCAGATCACCGGCGGCTGCCTGGGCATCACCGTCTTCGAGGGCACCAAGGAACACGTCGAGAGCCGGCACGCCGAGACCAGCGCACTGTTAAGCGCTCGGGGCGGCACGTCGTTGGGTGAGGGTCCCGCGCAGGCCTGGGAGCGCGGCCGGTTCGGCGCGCCGTATCTGCGCGACTCGCTGCTGGCCGCGGGCGCACTCTGCGAGACGCTGGAGACCGCCACCGACTGGTCGAACGTTCCGGCGCTGAAGGCGGCCGTCACCGAGGCACTGACCACCGCGTTGGCCGAATCCGGGACACCGGCGTTGGTGTTGTGCCACATTTCGCACGTGTACCCCACCGGCGCATCGTTGTACTTCACCGTCGTCGCAGGGCAGCGCGGCAATCCGATCGAGCAGTGGCAGGCCGCCAAGAAGGCCGCGTCGGACGCGATCATCGCCACCGGCGGCACCATCACCCATCACCACGCGGTCGGTGCCGACCACCGGCCCTGGATGCGCGACGAGGTGGGCGACCTGGGTGTGCGGGTGTTGCGCGCGGTCAAGGCGACCCTGGATCCGGCGGGAATCCTCAACCCCGGCAAGCTCATTCCGTGA
- a CDS encoding class I SAM-dependent methyltransferase: protein MVSAIDGASLAILLSIGHQTGLLDTMAGLGSATSAQIADAAGLNERYVREWLGGMTTGHVVDYDAGAGTYTLPAHRAAVLTRAAGPHNLALVALFLPHLAEVEQKILRCFREGGGLPYSEFPRFHALMAEQSAAVFDIALVDVVLPLVEGLPDRLRSGADVADFGCGSGHAINVMAQAFPASRFTGIDFSEEAIAAGVAEAARLGLTNAGFEAHNLADLNKTDAYDVITVFDAIHDQAQPAQVLENIQRALRPGGVFLMADIKASSRLEENVDVPMSTYLYTVSLMHCMTVSLALDGAGLGTAWGTQLATSMLVDAGFDDVRVLEIESDPVNSYYIATK from the coding sequence ATGGTTTCGGCAATCGACGGTGCGAGCCTTGCAATCCTGTTGAGTATTGGGCATCAGACCGGCCTGCTGGACACGATGGCCGGACTGGGGTCGGCCACCAGCGCGCAGATCGCCGACGCGGCGGGCCTCAACGAGCGCTACGTCCGGGAGTGGTTGGGCGGCATGACGACCGGACACGTCGTCGACTACGACGCCGGCGCCGGAACCTACACGCTGCCCGCGCACCGCGCCGCGGTGCTGACTCGCGCCGCCGGGCCGCACAACCTGGCCCTGGTGGCCCTGTTCCTTCCGCATCTCGCCGAAGTCGAGCAGAAAATCCTCCGATGCTTCCGCGAGGGTGGCGGGCTGCCCTATAGCGAGTTCCCGCGCTTCCACGCGCTGATGGCCGAGCAGAGCGCGGCGGTGTTCGACATCGCGCTCGTCGACGTCGTGCTGCCGTTGGTCGAGGGCCTGCCGGACCGATTGCGCTCCGGCGCCGACGTCGCCGACTTCGGGTGCGGCAGCGGTCACGCGATCAACGTGATGGCACAGGCATTCCCGGCGAGCCGGTTCACCGGTATCGACTTCTCCGAAGAGGCCATCGCGGCCGGCGTGGCGGAAGCGGCACGCCTCGGCCTGACCAATGCCGGTTTCGAGGCCCACAACCTGGCCGATCTGAACAAGACGGACGCCTACGACGTCATCACCGTGTTCGACGCCATCCACGATCAGGCGCAGCCGGCGCAGGTGCTGGAGAACATCCAGCGCGCCCTGCGGCCCGGCGGTGTCTTCCTGATGGCCGACATCAAGGCCTCCAGCCGGCTCGAGGAAAACGTCGACGTCCCGATGAGCACCTACCTCTACACCGTCTCGTTGATGCACTGCATGACGGTGTCGCTGGCGCTGGACGGCGCCGGGCTCGGCACGGCGTGGGGCACGCAGCTGGCCACCTCGATGCTCGTCGACGCCGGGTTCGACGACGTCCGGGTGCTCGAGATCGAGTCCGACCCGGTCAACAGCTACTACATCGCCACCAAGTGA
- a CDS encoding diacylglycerol kinase, with product MIRREIAKVTALTNPLSGHGTAIHVAEAAIARLHARGVEVNEIIGDDAQDARHLAAAAIERGTGALVATGGDGVISNALQVLAGTDIPLGIIPAGTGNDHAREFGIPTKDPEAAADIVVDGWTQTIDLGRIRDAAGQDKWFGTVAAAGFDSLVTDRANRMSWPHGRLRYYVAMLAELTQLRMLPFRLVLDGTREIDADITLAAFGNTRSYGGGLLICPNADYTDGLLDITMAHTASRTKFVRLFPTVLKGTHVELDEVTTARAKTIHVECPGINVYADGDFAGLPPAELSAVPGALRILRPAV from the coding sequence GTGATTCGTCGCGAGATCGCCAAGGTCACCGCGCTGACCAATCCCCTGTCGGGGCACGGTACCGCCATTCACGTCGCGGAGGCCGCCATCGCGCGGCTACACGCGCGCGGGGTCGAGGTCAACGAGATCATCGGCGACGACGCGCAAGACGCCCGGCATCTCGCCGCCGCGGCCATCGAACGTGGCACCGGCGCGCTGGTGGCCACCGGTGGCGACGGCGTCATCTCCAACGCGCTACAAGTATTGGCGGGCACCGACATTCCGCTGGGCATCATCCCGGCGGGCACCGGCAACGATCACGCCCGCGAATTCGGCATTCCCACAAAGGATCCCGAGGCGGCTGCGGACATCGTCGTCGACGGCTGGACCCAGACGATCGATCTAGGCCGAATCCGTGACGCCGCCGGCCAGGACAAGTGGTTCGGCACCGTGGCCGCCGCCGGATTCGATTCCCTGGTCACCGATCGCGCCAACCGGATGAGCTGGCCGCACGGGCGGCTGCGTTATTACGTCGCGATGCTCGCCGAACTCACGCAACTGCGGATGTTGCCGTTCCGCTTGGTGCTCGACGGCACCAGGGAGATCGACGCCGACATCACCCTGGCGGCCTTCGGAAATACCCGAAGCTACGGCGGCGGGCTCTTGATCTGTCCGAATGCCGACTACACCGACGGCCTGCTCGACATCACGATGGCGCACACCGCATCCCGGACGAAATTCGTCCGGCTGTTCCCCACGGTGCTGAAGGGCACGCACGTCGAACTCGACGAGGTCACCACGGCGCGCGCCAAGACGATCCACGTCGAATGCCCCGGCATCAACGTCTACGCCGACGGCGACTTCGCCGGCCTGCCGCCCGCGGAGCTCTCCGCGGTGCCCGGCGCACTGCGGATTCTGCGTCCAGCGGTGTAA
- a CDS encoding TetR/AcrR family transcriptional regulator: MLSISNAGLDVGERILSAAASCVVDFGVDRVTLAEIARRAGVSRPTVYRRWPDTPSIVASLLTQRITGVMEEAPLLGEDRESLVRQIASVADLLRRDELIMSVMHSHLASTYITERLGESQQMLIGALADRLRVAQRHGSVRAGDPLQMATMVLLIAQSTIQSERIVRPILDADALATELTHSLNGYLSS, from the coding sequence ATGCTGTCAATCAGTAATGCAGGATTGGATGTGGGCGAGCGGATCCTCTCGGCGGCCGCCAGCTGTGTGGTCGATTTCGGGGTGGACCGGGTGACGCTCGCCGAGATCGCGCGGCGCGCGGGCGTCAGCCGGCCGACCGTGTACCGCCGATGGCCGGACACGCCGTCGATCGTGGCGTCGCTGCTGACCCAACGGATCACTGGTGTGATGGAAGAGGCGCCGCTACTGGGTGAAGACCGTGAATCGCTGGTCCGCCAAATAGCTTCGGTGGCCGATCTGCTGCGCCGCGACGAGCTGATCATGTCGGTGATGCATTCGCACCTGGCGTCGACCTACATCACCGAACGCCTCGGCGAAAGCCAGCAGATGCTGATCGGCGCGCTGGCCGACCGGTTGCGGGTGGCTCAGCGCCACGGCAGCGTGCGCGCCGGCGATCCGCTGCAGATGGCCACGATGGTGTTGCTGATCGCGCAGTCGACGATCCAGTCCGAGCGGATCGTGCGCCCGATCCTCGATGCCGACGCGCTGGCCACCGAACTCACCCACTCGCTGAACGGATACCTGTCGTCATGA